The following proteins are co-located in the Acidimicrobiia bacterium genome:
- the pstC gene encoding phosphate ABC transporter permease subunit PstC has translation MAAPQGGFDLRGAPARHRKERIVKYVLLSAAVVTLAISAGFVVALTGKALEFLANIDLSLLWSRGWFPRRGLFDVRTLFVGTLMVTGIAMVVATPLGLGSAVYLSEYAGPRTRRILKPILEVLAGIPSIVLGFFALSWITPNIVQTFWSDAGAFNLMSAGIAVGVMITPLVATISEDAMRAVPHALREGSYGLGARKATTSIRVVFPAAISGIVASLILAASRAIGETMVVFIAAAASGGSLFTTNPLEAGQTMATAIASLATGSDQVAAGGGQDAGQAFNSLYFVGLLLFFFTLSLNMIGDRFVRRVRQVY, from the coding sequence ATGGCCGCACCACAGGGCGGGTTCGACCTCCGGGGGGCGCCCGCGCGTCACCGCAAGGAGCGGATCGTCAAGTACGTCCTCCTGAGCGCCGCTGTCGTGACGCTCGCTATCAGCGCGGGCTTCGTCGTCGCGCTCACGGGCAAGGCGCTGGAGTTTCTTGCCAACATCGATCTGAGCCTCCTTTGGTCCCGCGGCTGGTTCCCCCGTCGCGGGCTCTTCGACGTTCGGACTCTGTTCGTCGGGACGCTGATGGTGACGGGGATCGCGATGGTGGTCGCGACGCCTCTCGGACTCGGCTCGGCCGTCTACCTCTCCGAGTACGCCGGCCCTCGGACCCGGCGGATCCTCAAGCCGATCCTCGAGGTGCTCGCCGGGATCCCCAGCATCGTCTTGGGCTTCTTCGCGCTGAGCTGGATCACGCCGAACATCGTGCAGACGTTCTGGTCGGACGCCGGTGCCTTCAACCTCATGTCAGCGGGCATCGCCGTGGGCGTGATGATCACTCCGCTCGTCGCCACGATCTCGGAGGACGCGATGCGGGCGGTACCCCACGCGCTGCGCGAGGGCTCGTACGGGCTCGGGGCGCGCAAGGCGACGACCAGCATCCGGGTCGTCTTCCCCGCTGCCATCTCCGGCATCGTCGCGAGCCTCATCCTCGCAGCCTCACGCGCCATCGGCGAGACCATGGTCGTGTTCATCGCTGCGGCGGCCTCGGGAGGGTCGTTGTTCACGACGAATCCCCTGGAGGCCGGCCAGACGATGGCGACGGCGATCGCGTCGCTGGCAACGGGAAGTGACCAGGTGGCTGCGGGTGGCGGGCAGGACGCCGGACAGGCCTTCAACAGCCTCTACTTCGTCGGCCTCCTGCTGTTCTTCTTCACCCTGTCACTCAACATGATCGGTGACCGTTTCGTGCGCCGCGTACGCCAGGTCTACTGA
- the pstA gene encoding phosphate ABC transporter permease PstA, which produces MTQVATEHQVGRRRTDLWGLMFQLALVFCLLACFAFLMVLVVDVFADGLPVFADRGVDFLTSDLSRNPEETGVWQGIKGSLLLGIITFLVAIPLGVACAVYLEEYAPDNRFTRFIDLNIRNLAGVPSVVYGILGLIIFVQWFEGFTGGRSVIAGGLTLSALVLPMVVITSAEAIRAVPGSLREGGFGVGGTRWDVTRRLVLPDASPGILTGVILSLARAIGETAPLLLVGAIASNFFTTGSQSYWEQLQGTYTALPVIVNTWARQPQQEFRDLTSAAIIVLLVITLVANMAAILLRNRYQRSR; this is translated from the coding sequence GTGACACAGGTCGCGACGGAGCATCAGGTCGGGCGACGCAGGACCGACCTGTGGGGACTGATGTTCCAGCTGGCGCTCGTGTTCTGCCTGCTCGCGTGCTTTGCGTTCCTCATGGTCCTCGTCGTCGACGTCTTCGCCGACGGACTGCCTGTGTTCGCAGACCGGGGCGTCGACTTCCTCACGAGTGACCTCTCGCGGAATCCCGAGGAAACCGGCGTGTGGCAGGGGATCAAGGGGTCGCTGCTGCTCGGGATCATCACGTTCCTCGTGGCGATCCCCCTGGGCGTGGCGTGCGCCGTGTACCTCGAGGAGTACGCGCCCGACAATCGCTTCACGCGCTTCATCGACCTGAACATCCGCAACCTCGCCGGAGTCCCGTCGGTCGTCTACGGAATTCTCGGGCTCATCATCTTCGTGCAGTGGTTCGAGGGATTCACCGGCGGCCGCAGCGTCATCGCCGGAGGCCTCACGCTCTCGGCCCTCGTTCTCCCGATGGTCGTCATCACGTCGGCCGAAGCCATCCGGGCCGTGCCGGGCTCGTTGCGGGAGGGGGGCTTCGGTGTGGGGGGAACCCGGTGGGACGTCACCCGACGTCTCGTTCTTCCCGACGCCTCCCCGGGAATCCTCACCGGTGTGATCCTGTCGTTGGCGCGGGCCATCGGCGAAACGGCCCCGCTGCTCCTCGTGGGTGCGATCGCCTCGAACTTCTTCACCACCGGCAGCCAGAGCTACTGGGAGCAGCTCCAGGGCACGTACACAGCGCTTCCGGTGATCGTGAACACGTGGGCACGGCAGCCGCAACAGGAGTTTCGTGACCTCACGTCGGCCGCCATCATCGTGTTGTTGGTGATCACGCTGGTGGCCAACATGGCCGCGATCCTGCTGCGGAATCGCTACCAGCGGAGTCGCTAG